One Centroberyx gerrardi isolate f3 chromosome 6, fCenGer3.hap1.cur.20231027, whole genome shotgun sequence genomic region harbors:
- the vmn2r1 gene encoding vomeronasal type-2 receptor 1: MFPVHQRITSNDGNTSRVPVSSGCEGFNFRTFRWAQTMLFAIDEINRRTDLLPNTDLGYVIYDSCFTISKAVEGTLTYLTGQDEAVPNYRCGTGAPLAALVGAGGSDLSIATARILGLYHFPQVSYSSSCSALESKFQFPTFLRTIPSDVHQSAAMARLVLHFGWTWVGTIAADDDYGKYGIKEFKEQVEEAGVCISFSETLPKVSSPEDIQRIVDTVVESTAKIIVVFSSDVDLSPLILELLRHNVTNRTWIASEAWVTSALINQPGVSSVLGGTLGFGLKRADIPYLQNHLLDLDPYADPLNEEFWETVFNCTLDYGKALRQTRERAKGVNGSLSRGARGVPDGLCTGKEALEQLSNTYSDVSQLRITYSVYKAVYAVAHALHNLEHCEPGQGPFNRNSCAEITNFEPWQLMYYLKNVHFEVPNTGEKIFFNDGDVDGYYDIINWQIKGDGEVSYVTVGSYNGTVPREARMSILNGSIVWNNEELEPPRSVCSENCQPGTRKGIRQGEPVCCFDCIPCADGEISNTTNARECIQCSEDYWSNAARDACVPKTIEFLAFGEPLGITLIVISAFGALVTIAVGVVFVVRLGTPLVKANDVLLSFSLLFSLVVTFLCSIVFLGEPQPWSCMTSQVALALGFALCLSSIMGKAAVLMLRAQALKAARSKAKAAAKAAKAAAEAAANSGSPDVIVTNTNNNNSDGNAGNPEVDSLTFGHQRAIAAVATLIQAVACTVWLIILPPHPVKNTAAQNVKIILECDEGSVVFICCIFAYDILLALLAFIFAFIARKLEDHFSEAKSMTFGMLVFFIVWISFVPAYLSTRGKFMVAVQIFAILASSFGLLACIFLPKCYVLLVKPERNTEEMMRPRSKPRDGTSTGTSASLATAATEVNATIASTAIDD, translated from the exons GTTTAACTTCCGTACCTTCCGCTGGGCCCAGACCATGCTGTTTGCCATCGACGAGATCAACCGGAGGACGGACCTGCTGCCCAACACCGACCTGGGCTACGTCATCTACGACTCCTGCTTCACCATCTCCAAGGCCGTGGAGGGCACCCTCACCTACCTGACGGGCCAGGACGAGGCCGTACCCAACTACCGCTGCGGCACCGGGGCGCCGCTCGCCGCTCTAGTGGGCGCTGGGGGCTCCGATCTGTCCATCGCCACCGCCAGGATACTGGGACTCTATCACTTCCCACAG GTCAGCTATTCCTCATCGTGCTCCGCCCTGGAGAGTAAGTTCCAGTTCCCCACCTTCCTGCGGACCATTCCCAGTGACGTGCACCAGTCTGCAGCCATGGCCCGGCTGGTGCTGCACTTCGGCTGGACCTGGGTGGGCACCATAGCCGCCGACGATGATTACGGCAAGTACGGCATCAAGGAGTTcaaggagcaggtggaggaggccGGGGTCTGCATCTCCTTCTCCGAGACCCTGCCCAAG GTGAGTTCCCCGGAGGACATCCAGCGTATTGTGGACACCGTGGTGGAGTCCACAGCCAAGATCATTGTAGTCTTCTCGTCAGACGTGGACCTCAGTCCTCTTATCCTCGAGCTGCTCCGGCACAATGTGACCAACCGCACCTGGATTGCCAGCGAGGCCTGGGTCACCTCCGCTCTCATCAACCAGCCTGGG GTGAGCTCAGTGCTGGGCGGCACCCTTGGCTTTGGGTTGAAGAGAGCCGACATCCCTTACCTTCAGAACCATCTACTGGACCTGGACCCGTATGCTGACCCGCTCAATGAGGAGTTCTGGGAGACG GTGTTTAACTGTACACTGGACTATGGCAAAGCTCTGAGGCAGACCAGAGAGAGGGCGAAGGGGGTTAACGGTTCTCTGTCCAGAGGGGCGAGGGGGGTTCCTGACGGCCTGTGTACAGGGAAAGAGGCCCTGGAGCAGCTCAGTAACACCTACTCTGATGTCTCCCAGCTACGAATCACTTACAG TGTGTACAAGGCTGTGTACGCTGTGGCCCACGCCTTACACAACCTGGAGCACTGTGAGCCGGGACAGGGGCCGTTCAACAGGAACAGCTGTGCTGAGATCACCAACTTTGAGCCATGGCAG CTGATGTACTACCTTAAGAATGTGCATTTCGAGGTGCCCAACACGGGAGAGAAGATCTTCTTTAACGACGGGGATGTGGACGGCTACTATGACATCATTAATTGGCAGATCAAAGGTGATGGGGAGGTATCCTATGTCACCGTGGGAAGCTACAATGGGACAGTGCCCCGAGAGGCCAGGATGTCCATACTGAATGGATCAATTGTGTGGAACAATGAAGAACTGGAA CCTCCTCGGTCGGTGTGCAGTGAGAACTGTCAGCCGGGCACCAGAAAGGGGATCCGGCAGGGAGAGCCTGTCTGCTGCTTTGACTGCATCCCTTGTGCCGACGGCGAGATCAGCAACACGACGA ATGCCCGTGAGTGTATCCAGTGTAGTGAGGACTACTGGTCTAATGCCGCCCGCGATGCCTGCGTCCCCAAAACCATCGAGTTCCTGGCCTTTGGAGAGCCACTGGGGATCACACTCATCGTCATCTCCGCCTTTGGAGCTCTGGTCACCATAGCTGTCGGG GTGGTGTTTGTCGTGCGCCTCGGCACCCCTCTGGTGAAAGCCAACGATGTCCTGCTGAGTTTCTCCCTGCTGTTCTCCCTGGTGGTAACCTTCCTCTGCTCCATCGTCTTCCTGGGAGAGCCCCAACCCTGGAGCTGCATGACCAGCCAAGTAGCTCTGGCTCTGGGCTTTGCTCTCTGCCTTTCCTCCATTATGG GTAAGGCAGCAGTGCTGATGCTCAGAGCCCAGGCTCTGAAAGCAGCCCGCTCCAAAGCCAAAGCAGCCGCTAAAGCCGCAAAGGCCGCCGCTGAAGCAGCAGCCAATAGTGGCAGTCCTGACGTCATAGTaaccaacacaaacaacaacaacagtgacgGCAACGCTGGTAATCCTGAAGTTGACAGTCTGACCTTTGGCCACCAGAGGGCGATAGCTGCTGTGGCAACACTGATACag GCAGTGGCATGTACAGTTTGGCTCATCATCCTCCCTCCACACCCCGTCAAGAACACCGCAGCCCAGAATGTGAAGATCATTCTTGAATGTGATGAAGGCTCTGTGGTCTTCATCTGCTGTATCTTCGCCTATGACATCCTGCTGGCTCTGCTGGCCTTCATCTTTGCCTTCATAGCCCGCAAATTGGAGGACCACTTCAG TGAGGCGAAGTCCATGACCTTCGGCATGCTGGTCTTCTTCATCGTGTGGATCTCCTTTGTCCCGGCTTACCTCAGCACCCGCGGCAAGTTCATGGTGGCCGTCCAGATCTTTGCCATCCTGGCGTCCAGCTTCGGCCTGCTGGCCTGCATCTTCCTGCCCAAGTGCTACGTGCTTTTGGTGAAACCTGAACGCAACACTGAGGAGATGATGAGGCCCCGTTCCAAACCCCGCGACGGGACCTCGACCGGCACCTCAGCTTCGCTGGCTACGGCTGCGACTGAGGTCAACGCTACGATTGCATCCACTGCCATTGATGATTAG